The DNA segment TTTTGGCTTTCACTATTTCGCCAAAAGCGCGAAAAGAAGTAAAAAGTCCATAAAACATCCCAGCAATGCACAAAAATGAAATGGCATCAGCACCGCGCAGAGACAATCCAATAGCGCAAATACTTCCCAATGTAAGCGTCATCACACAAAGATAGACCAAGTCTACAGAAGGGTTTAGCTCATGTTGGCAGATAACCCGAGCTTTGCCAACATCATGCAGAGACACAGTCTTCACATTTTCAGAAGGCTCTGAAGAACTTGATTCGTTGGCACTTTGTTCTTCGGTCATTGTATTAAACAGCCTAATTTGTAAATGTCAATTATTGACCTGACCCAGAAAAAAAAGTCACATGGAATTGCAGGGGATCCCGCTATCATATCACCACATTGAAGGTATTTTGTTGGGTGTTGTCTTTGGAAGTGGGCGAGCTTAGTTATGCTATGGCGATGTTGAAATGAGTCCAGTATAGTTAAAGGAATGGCATTTCAGCGCTGGCAAGAGAGAGCCGATGCTCAATTTCAAAATCAAAAGATCGATAGTCATTACCGCACTTGCGGTTTTGATATGCTTGCCAGCATATGCCACCAGCTACGATGACAAGTACACAGTAATTTTGAGTTTTAGCAAAAACATTGTTAATGCGATTGATATCTCAAGCGAGCAAAATCAAAAATATCCTTGTCGAGTAAGTGCCAACCTAAATCTAAAAACTGGGCGCATCGGTGATGTGGTATTTGTAAACGAGTCCAGCGATCCACAAATGAGATTGGCTATTCTAGATGCTTTACTTTCGCTCGCCAAAATATCAGTACCCAGTAAATTCTCAGAAGATGGTTTTGTAACCTTTGAAATGGGATTTGGGAGCTACAACACAAGCAACATTAGGTACCAATTTGATCGCTATAAAAGTACGATAAAACCACGCGCAGGTTCCTCGATACTACACTCGATCCCTCTTGAAGTATTAATAAAATATCCAGGTGTTTTCACCTATGAAGAGCTGATAGTGCCAGTACACCAAAGAAGACTGCCACATCAATATGTGTCGGCAAAAACAGTCGAAGAGCTTAGAGCACCGTGGCTACAATTCTTCGATGAGCACCCCAAAGCTACCAAAGATCAGATTTTGAAATTGGAAAAAGAGCTTGACGGAAAGTTCACAGACAAATTATTACCGCCAAGCTAGCCTACGCAGCTTGACCGGCAAACTACGCTCCAAGTCACACTTAAAAGACTTATCGAAAAAGCGTGTACCAGGTCGCCGGTCCTTTGCCATTTCTCTTGAGTTTTCCGCTAGCCACAAGCTCATTTACTCTCGCAAGCACGGTGCTGCGCTTTTCGGCCGTGAGGGTGACGAGGTCTGATGACTTAACGCTTCCCTGTTCACGCACAAGCTCCAGTATTTTTATGGACAGTGCTGGCAGTGCCCCTTGCAAAAGTTGGGCGCGCTCAATTTTCTCTTTCAATTTATTTTTCTGCTTTTGCATCGCCTTGAGGAAGAAAATCAGCCAGGGCTCCCAATTGGGATTTGCTGCTTCAAGAGTTGTTTGCGTTTGTCGAAGCGCTGCATAGTAACTCTCTTTGTTTGCTTCAATGACGCCCTCAAGCGAGCTATAAGGAACATACAAATAACCAAACTTCAAAAGCAAAAGCGTCGTCAGGCACCGTGAAAGCCGGCCATTACCATCCTGAAAAGGGTGGATAGCTAGAAAACAAACATTGAAGACACCCACAATAAACAGAGGATGAATCTCATTTTCTTCGATTGCGGCGTTGAGCCAGTCTACAAGAGCAGTCATCTTGAATGACGTATCAAACGGGCTTGCAGTAACGAATATGGTGCCTATAGTGCGTCCATCTTCGTCCCGTGCCTCAACACTATTATTTACTCTCTTGTACTCACCGCGGTGACGATCATCGCGACCGCTATATTGCAAAAGTGTCTTATGAAGTTGCTTTATATGATTTTCTGTAAGTGGGATATTTTGCCAGTTATTGAATATAGTCTCCATCAGGTCCCTATAACCAGCAACTTCTTCCTCATCTCTTGAGCCAAATGAAGTTGTACTTAGACCTGATAAAACCCTCTCCACCTCTTCGTTTGAGAGAGATGAACCCTCTATGCGCGTGGAAGAACCAATACTCTCAATAGTTGCTATATGCTTTAAGGTTGCAAGCCGCTCTGGACTTATGGCAGATAGCAATTGCCATGCCCCCTTGAACTCATCCAGTTCGCCTATAAGCTTTAGTGCCCGCATTGAAATTTGATAGTTTTCAAACATATATCGTCCAAGATCTTCTGGTCAATAACTGCCATCGATTATAAGCGTTACCAAACGATTCTGGACGATTTTTCAGATAGTCGCCCAAAATAGCCCTTAATTGCCATACAATCGAAAAATCTATTGCGCAATGACTGATTGACAAATACGCCTAAGTCAATCAATACTTGACAAGGGGTATTTATGAAAAACAGAGTCAAACAACTGCGTGAAAGAAAAACCATGAGTCAGGTTGAGCTTGCCAACCGTGTCGGAGTAAGCAGACAAGCACTAAGTGCCGTAGAAACCGAAAAACAGTCTCCAAGCCTGTCCATAGCGATGAAAATTGCCATCGAATTGGACGCACCCCTTCAGCAGATTTTTTTTATTGAGGATGAATCAATGCAAGCCACTAAAGTACCCACCTTAAGCAAGATTGAAAGACTCAATTTTGCAAATCAGTTTGCCATACTCAAAACCTTACACAAGGACAATAAATACGAAGCCGATCACTATGAATACATGGAAGAGATCTTTAGACGCGGCTACGAAAAGCTCTACTATGAATGTTTTGACAAGCTCTGGACAGCCTTACCTAGCGAAGTCGCCGAGCAAACGATAGATATTCTGGAAATGCATCGAGCCCTGCTATGGTCACTTGGAGAAAAGCCAAACACATCCGATATTGAACGGGTTAAGTTTCGTGGCTTTGACGCTAACAACGAAGCAGAATATCTAAGCTTCGCCAAATTTTTTACAGCTGATGGCTCAAGATTTTCTGAGTCGCGAGTGTTTAATAGTCATATGCCAACACTTCAAAGGTACGAAAAAATGCTTGCCGCTTGGAACGGCATGGGCAGGGCTCATCAGTTATCGAAGGCACAGATTGAAGCAATTCTGGACGCTTGATTATTTGTGCAACAGTGTGGCAACAATTTGATGATTCGAAAAACTCTCGCCAGTTCGAAACATTCTGGCAGCGAAGAACTATGACATAGAGGCGTCACATTGCCGTCACGATAAAGAGCAAATATACGAACATCCCCCAGGATGCCACGCATACTCTCTATCGGAGTCAAGCAAAATGACACTTGAATCACACGAAAAGCCCGAAGTATTGATGAAACGCGATCCGTCAATGCTACAGGGGCTTGACATGCATGATACAAAATCATTCTTTGACAAGCAACGCAAAGTTGATAGCAGCCTTACAGTGTCTCCAGACAATCAGACATTGGTATTCGACACCAAGAGTCTATATGGCGACTCGTCAAACAGCCCGTCCATGTCTGCCAACAAAGGAGCCATAGACCGGAGCGCCGCCACAAATCCCTTTGTTGCATCTCAAGCAGACTTTGACAGACTCAATGTAAATAGATCAATAGACCCTAAAAATGATGTAGTGACCCGAGCGGAATTGACCCAGGGCATCCTGCATGAGTTAGTGCAGTCAAACACAAATGGAAACGATCGCGTAGACAGAGACGAGTGGCTCAAAATATCCGGCAAGTTTGGCTATGACGACAAAACCGCCAATCAACTCTACGATATTGGCAGCAGCCTCGACAAAAAAGGCTACTCCCTGAGTGCCATCGCCGACAGACTGATTAGCAAAGACTACATGGTAGCCGACCTGAACAACACCGGCAGTCTTGATAGAGCGGAGTTTAGTAGCCTTTTACCCAGAGACAATCCGCAGCCGGCACCAAACAAAGGTACGGATAATCCTATCTATGTCCCAAGCGACAATACGCAACCACAACCAAAACCTAACGATACCCGTGTAACCGACGGCAGCGATCTCTACAATCAATTAAAAATAGACAGCGGTGTTTCGCAGGCTGATATCACACAAGTCAAAACTGCACTCAAAAACGTGCCAGAGCCAGTAAGACAGGCGCTTAGAGACCTCAAGCCAGAAATAATCATCACACCAAATGTGCCGGTAAAAGGAGCTGCCGCATACTGGGATGCAGCCAATAATCAAATAGTAATTGGTGCTGGTAGCGGCATGGTGCAAGAGGCTGCCTCACACGAGTTTTGGCACGTCGCAGACACGCGCTATGGAATCACCGATGAGCCAGGATTTAAACAAGCCGCAGCAACCGACTTACAAAATGGGGCACTCGATAAAATCGGCGGACTGAAAAGCATTTTAGTCGACGATCCTGTTGTAAACGGCACCCCGGTCGGCGATGTCTTTGCCGAAGTAGGTGTGGATATTGATCGCAAATACGGTGGCAACAATGATCAGACCGGCATTGCCAGCACCATGGGTAGAGCCTTTAACAACACCGAAAACTGGCTGAACCAGTGGACGCAGGCACATATGGCGTAGGGCAACCATGACGTAGATCATAAGCATACATGACGTAGATCATAAGCACACATGGCGTAGCAAACTGTCATAAGCTGAGTCAGATTGGAAGTTTCAATTGTGATTAGCAGGGAGAAGAAATGACAAATCAGGCAGCAATTACAGACAAACAAGTTGACACCATGGTTGAGAAAGTCAAACAGTTTCAACCTTTGTCAGAAGAGTTAAACGCCATTCCCTTTGAAGACCGACTAGCCATGGCTAGAGCAGTTGAAAAACAAATTGCCAAAGAGCGAGCGCCGGGAGACTTGTTGCCAGCGCTGGTGGTGTTAACCGGCCACGATAGCAGGGGCCACGAACATTTGACAAATGCTCAATATACAACGCCTAAGGGCACGGCTGATGTGTATAACTTGCCCGGTAAAATTGGCAAACAGTCCATCAAACAGGAATTTAAGCTAGATCTGGACAGCGCTCACAGCATGCACCTTGAGACCGGCGGCAAAGAAATACTGTATCCGAAGGCGGGGCGGTAGCAATAGCAGGGCATTAGCATCGACTACGGAAACGGACAAGAAGCCTCAAAAAAAACAATGGCTGAATACTTCGACTGCTAGCTTTTGCCGGGAATGAAATGGCCGGCGCTGAAAGCCGACGGCATACTAAAAACCATTCTCAAATTGAGAATGGTTTTTGGTCACAAGTTTGTCAATAACACTAAACTGCTGTTTTCTTGCTGGAGACATGCTTCGTGAGAATTTGACGCAAGTAAGGTTGGTATCCCAGACCTTCCTTAACCGCCAATTCCTTTAGATCCTTTATGAGCGATTTTTGCAACCGCACTGACACCAGCTGTAGACCTAAGGCTTCATCCATTTCCAATTCCAGCTCCTCAGGTACTGCTTTGGCATGAGCAGCTGAATTGCCTAGTTCGCCCGTTTCCCATTTATTGGTTTCTGGTTGTTTTTTCACGGTGATGCCCTCTGTGGTGCAATCTTGTAAATTTCGATTTCTGTTTCATTTGGCGGATAGGCTGTTTTTATCTCAAAAGCCCGGTCTTCGGGAAAGTAGATAAAACAGACTTTTATAAGTTTTCCGGTGTCATCTTCGGCGATAAACCAACGTGTTGGGGGCTCAGTTTTGTGCTCCTCGCGATCGTCGAACAGATAACCTCTTTCTCTGTTCAAAAAGCAAGCTTGGACTTGCTCTTCGGAAATGTCATGCTTCTCCTTCAGCTTTTGGCGTATTGCATCACTCATCTGCAACTTAATTTTGCTGTCGGTCACAACCGCTCTATTGTATCGCTTTTGTATATACAACGTATCACATCCTGGGGATTCCGGCAAGTGCGCCAAAGCCTTAGCTTGTTCGACTAGTAGCCTAAGTAACCTTCGCCATCTCGGATTTGTAACCTTTATGGCCACGGCTCCGCTGATGCCCGGCTGGATCGTTCAGGCTTTGCGTCATGACGGAAACGGGAATGATCATGACTGAAGCCTTTTTTGATCTCACTCCAGGTGATGGATGACAACTCAAACTGAAGTACTAAAAGTAGACGAGCAACCAGAGATTGTTGCCCCATACAAGAGTGCCGCATCACGCGTTGGTTTGGTTGTGTTTATTAGCCTGTTGCCCGTTTGGGGTGTCTGGGCTGTGTACGTCGCCTGCTGGCTATTGCGCGGAGTGCTCCAGGGCGGACTATCGGACTACTTAGATTTGTTCGTCCTTGCCGTTTTATTTCTGCATCTACCTGTTATTGGCATCACCGGCATCCATGCATGCCTGGACAACAAAATCCGCTACTCACACGAGGGGATAACATTTCCATTTCGATTTTACTTGCAGCTAAAAGGCAAACTGAGCCGACAGTGGCAAAGCCTCCAACAAATCGATTTTACAGACATAGGCGGACCCTCCATAAACCCCAACTACATCGTATTTAGATTTAAAGATACTGACCCACTTTTACTGGAGCTTGCCGGACTGGAGGAGCGTGATTTGCGCGAGCTGATCATGACTCTCGATGCGTATGCGCCCGACGTAGAGTATGTGCCACCACGTGCAAAAGTCGCGCTCAGCATGCCGAGCCTCACGGGCACAAAATCAACATCATTTACCAAACTCTGGGAGAGCGAGCTTAACAGCCGCTTCACCTCCACCGCCTTTGTGCCGCTTGAGCCAGGTAGCATACTGCAAAATGGTGCCATCGTCGTAATTGGACAAATAGCCTTTGGTGGCTTATCAGCCATCTATCTAGCCAGGCGCAGAGACTCCACGAGGGTCGTCCTCAAAGAAGCAGTTGTGCCTGCCAACACAGATAAAGAGACCTGCGACAAAGCCTTATCTATGTTTGACAGAGAGGCGACATTACTCATCGCGCTAAAGCATGAGCGCATTGCAAAGGTATACGACCACTTTGTAGAGGGCGGTCGACACTATCTCTTACTGGAGCACATCGATGGCACCGATCTCCGCCGCCTGGTGCGTGATGCTGGTCCGCAGCCAGAGGCATTTGTACTGCGATGGGGAGCAGAGATCGCCGACATACTAGACTATCTGCACTCACAGTCACCACCGATAGTGCACCGCGATGTGACACCAGACAATCTCGTCCTGGCAAATGACGGTCACATCACTCTGATAGATTTTGGTGCGGCAAATGAGTTTGTCGGCACGGCCACAGGCACGCTCATAGGCAAACAATCATACATAAGCCCAGAACAATTTAGAGGCAAAGCGCAAACATCAAGCGACCTATACTCGCTGGGATGCACGCTGCATTTTTTGCTGACAGGACAAGATCCAGAGCCATTATCAGAGTCCAGTCCACGATCAATAAATCCAGCAGTATCGACCCAACTCGATCAGATTGTCGCCTCTTGCACCACCGAGGAGAATGAGCTGAGGATAGTCGATGCCAAAGTGTTAGCACAATCTTTGCGGCAGCTGATAGACAGCAGCGCCAGGTCTGGCAACCATGAATAACTTTGATAGGGACTTACCAGAGCCTATCGATGATGACTCGTCTTATGCTCTCGTGCGATTTATCGACAATCTCAAAAGAAGAAAAATGTTTCTGATGTCCGTTGGTCTCACTTGCTGGGTAGCTGGCATGTTTCTCTTTGGCAAAGACACATTTAACGGCGACTGGAGCAACATCTCCGAGGCCGTCCCCAAGATATTAGCCATCTGCGGTTGCCTAACCATCGCGATGATGGTCTTAAATGCACGCCAGCGTGAGCGCTCCACCATCAGCTTTGATAACGAGCAAATCACCATCGCGCACAGACTAGCCAATGGCAAAGTCTCAAGCCAACTCATCCCCTGGTGGAAGTTAAAATCTATCAGCAGCGAAAAGCGACAGGGATGGCTGGGACTTGAAGACATCATAGGTATCGAAGACATTGACGGAGTAAGAATTGAACTCAATCACTCCGATCTGATGAATAGTGTCTCGCTGGGAGCATTTGCCAATGCAGCTCGCCTGCTAGCACCAAATGCAAAAACATCTCTAGATGTGCCCGGCAATGGAGTTGACGACTCAGCCTCATACACACAGTTGTGGCTGCAGTATTTTTCTACGCCAAGCAAGCGCGAGCGCATCACAGATCTCACTGATGGACTGGTCCTCGATGGCAAATACAAAGTGGTCGGTCGACTGGGCAGCGGCGGACAGGGCACGGCCTATCTCGCTCTAGTCGATGACGGGCAGACGCATAATGAGGTGGTGCTCAAAGAGTATGTGCTGCCGGTCCACAAAGGGACGGCGATAATGGAGGTCACTCTAGACAAGCTCAAAAAG comes from the Candidatus Obscuribacter sp. genome and includes:
- a CDS encoding ADP-ribosyl-(dinitrogen reductase) hydrolase; amino-acid sequence: MKLQMSDAIRQKLKEKHDISEEQVQACFLNRERGYLFDDREEHKTEPPTRWFIAEDDTGKLIKVCFIYFPEDRAFEIKTAYPPNETEIEIYKIAPQRASP
- a CDS encoding serine/threonine protein kinase, with product MNNFDRDLPEPIDDDSSYALVRFIDNLKRRKMFLMSVGLTCWVAGMFLFGKDTFNGDWSNISEAVPKILAICGCLTIAMMVLNARQRERSTISFDNEQITIAHRLANGKVSSQLIPWWKLKSISSEKRQGWLGLEDIIGIEDIDGVRIELNHSDLMNSVSLGAFANAARLLAPNAKTSLDVPGNGVDDSASYTQLWLQYFSTPSKRERITDLTDGLVLDGKYKVVGRLGSGGQGTAYLALVDDGQTHNEVVLKEYVLPVHKGTAIMEVTLDKLKKEVELLQRLDHPSIVKCLGYFVEDYRGYVILEYIDGESLKEMVTTLGPLTEEQVVEIGIKCCDILDYLHSCDPPIIHRDITPDNILRELSGEIKLVDFNVAHQLEGNATATVVGKHCYLPPEQFRGKPVPASDLYALGGTMHYLLTGCDPEPITASHPRSIRGALSPAIDYVIAMATCPKLAGRYETAREMRKELGVLGGKLLPH
- a CDS encoding serine/threonine protein kinase, yielding MTTQTEVLKVDEQPEIVAPYKSAASRVGLVVFISLLPVWGVWAVYVACWLLRGVLQGGLSDYLDLFVLAVLFLHLPVIGITGIHACLDNKIRYSHEGITFPFRFYLQLKGKLSRQWQSLQQIDFTDIGGPSINPNYIVFRFKDTDPLLLELAGLEERDLRELIMTLDAYAPDVEYVPPRAKVALSMPSLTGTKSTSFTKLWESELNSRFTSTAFVPLEPGSILQNGAIVVIGQIAFGGLSAIYLARRRDSTRVVLKEAVVPANTDKETCDKALSMFDREATLLIALKHERIAKVYDHFVEGGRHYLLLEHIDGTDLRRLVRDAGPQPEAFVLRWGAEIADILDYLHSQSPPIVHRDVTPDNLVLANDGHITLIDFGAANEFVGTATGTLIGKQSYISPEQFRGKAQTSSDLYSLGCTLHFLLTGQDPEPLSESSPRSINPAVSTQLDQIVASCTTEENELRIVDAKVLAQSLRQLIDSSARSGNHE
- a CDS encoding YfbU family protein is translated as MKNRVKQLRERKTMSQVELANRVGVSRQALSAVETEKQSPSLSIAMKIAIELDAPLQQIFFIEDESMQATKVPTLSKIERLNFANQFAILKTLHKDNKYEADHYEYMEEIFRRGYEKLYYECFDKLWTALPSEVAEQTIDILEMHRALLWSLGEKPNTSDIERVKFRGFDANNEAEYLSFAKFFTADGSRFSESRVFNSHMPTLQRYEKMLAAWNGMGRAHQLSKAQIEAILDA
- a CDS encoding Fic family protein, whose product is MFENYQISMRALKLIGELDEFKGAWQLLSAISPERLATLKHIATIESIGSSTRIEGSSLSNEEVERVLSGLSTTSFGSRDEEEVAGYRDLMETIFNNWQNIPLTENHIKQLHKTLLQYSGRDDRHRGEYKRVNNSVEARDEDGRTIGTIFVTASPFDTSFKMTALVDWLNAAIEENEIHPLFIVGVFNVCFLAIHPFQDGNGRLSRCLTTLLLLKFGYLYVPYSSLEGVIEANKESYYAALRQTQTTLEAANPNWEPWLIFFLKAMQKQKNKLKEKIERAQLLQGALPALSIKILELVREQGSVKSSDLVTLTAEKRSTVLARVNELVASGKLKRNGKGPATWYTLFR